In Deltaproteobacteria bacterium, one DNA window encodes the following:
- the cas2e gene encoding type I-E CRISPR-associated endoribonuclease Cas2: MVVMILERVPPGLRGELTRWFLEPKAGVFVGRVSARVRDRLWDKACGQAGEGGCVMVHSSDNEQGFRIRNWGKTARSIEDFEGLFLVRMP; this comes from the coding sequence ATGGTGGTGATGATTCTTGAACGTGTGCCGCCTGGGTTGCGAGGTGAATTGACACGGTGGTTTCTGGAACCCAAGGCAGGGGTATTCGTGGGCAGGGTTTCGGCCAGGGTGCGCGACAGACTCTGGGATAAAGCCTGCGGGCAAGCCGGGGAGGGTGGCTGTGTGATGGTTCATTCGAGCGACAATGAACAGGGGTTTCGGATTCGTAATTGGGGGAAAACGGCGCGGTCCATAGAAGACTTCGAAGGGCTTTTTCTCGTTCGGATGCCGTAA